In Halobaculum limi, one DNA window encodes the following:
- a CDS encoding glycosyltransferase has translation MRIAVVSMDTVRLRDTSATRRTRRVAAGLADAGHDVHWLCAKWWEGAIDQFEHEGIEYHAVTEGPAPGPFRSKLPFVLRRVAPDVVHAVSVPPGHATTAMTTAKLLRVPVVVDWWERDPERGSSRQYRKAATRADRVLAPSETVRTAVREHGASGSNTAVIPESIDMDTVRSADPDDRFDVVWARALDGDANVGEFLLALAELRDRDWHAAVVGDGPARDDAERMAADLRIDDRVTFLGDLPESELAGVLKGAHAFAQTATYEPFATHLLWALACGCVGIVEYQAGSAAHELVEGYERGRLVTSPQELADEIVACADLPEWDVDESYADFDHGPVLEEWMACYEAVVDDSGWL, from the coding sequence ACGCGCCGCGTTGCCGCCGGCCTCGCCGACGCCGGCCACGACGTCCACTGGCTGTGTGCGAAGTGGTGGGAGGGCGCTATCGATCAGTTCGAACACGAGGGCATCGAGTACCACGCCGTCACGGAAGGGCCCGCGCCTGGCCCGTTCCGCTCGAAACTCCCGTTCGTCCTCCGCCGGGTCGCACCAGACGTCGTCCACGCCGTCTCCGTGCCGCCGGGCCACGCCACGACGGCGATGACGACCGCGAAACTGCTTCGCGTCCCGGTCGTCGTCGACTGGTGGGAGCGCGACCCAGAGCGCGGGTCGAGTCGACAGTACCGGAAGGCCGCGACCCGCGCCGACCGCGTGCTCGCACCCTCTGAGACGGTGCGGACGGCGGTTCGCGAACACGGGGCCAGTGGCTCCAACACCGCCGTCATCCCCGAGAGCATCGATATGGATACGGTTCGATCTGCGGACCCTGACGACCGCTTCGACGTGGTGTGGGCGCGTGCGTTGGACGGCGACGCGAACGTCGGGGAGTTCCTCCTCGCCCTCGCGGAACTGCGCGACCGCGACTGGCACGCCGCCGTCGTCGGCGACGGCCCCGCCCGCGACGACGCCGAGCGGATGGCTGCCGACCTGCGCATCGACGACCGCGTGACGTTCCTCGGCGACCTCCCCGAGTCGGAGTTGGCTGGCGTATTGAAGGGCGCACACGCGTTCGCGCAGACGGCGACGTACGAACCGTTCGCGACCCACCTGCTGTGGGCGCTGGCGTGTGGCTGTGTCGGCATCGTCGAGTATCAGGCGGGGTCGGCGGCCCACGAACTGGTCGAGGGGTACGAGCGGGGCCGACTGGTGACGAGTCCACAGGAGTTGGCCGACGAGATCGTCGCTTGCGCTGACCTCCCGGAGTGGGATGTCGACGAGTCGTACGCCGACTTCGACCACGGCCCCGTCCTCGAGGAGTGGATGGCGTGTTACGAGGCGGTCGTCGACGACTCCGGATGGCTGTGA
- a CDS encoding Lrp/AsnC family transcriptional regulator, with translation MTYRIDEIDRTILYHLAADARNTSAPMMAEEVDVTPATIRNRIRQLEENGIIRGYHAHIDYEATSGKVTTQFTCTVPVSERSAIAADARATHGVVNVRELLAGQDNLLVTAVGEDTDDIDRVAHDLSELGATIKREDIVRTESFHPYDPFGPNPDSPPSAVRDFQSIVGGAEVVEFTVSENAGIAGTTLEAANRDGLIPDDVLVVSVERGDDLITPSGATRIEVGDVVSIFSPESFPEELVASFDAQTPSTE, from the coding sequence ATGACCTACCGGATCGACGAAATCGACCGGACGATCCTCTATCACCTCGCAGCGGACGCCCGCAACACGTCTGCGCCGATGATGGCAGAGGAGGTCGACGTCACCCCCGCCACGATCCGTAATCGGATCAGACAACTCGAGGAGAACGGCATCATCCGCGGCTACCACGCGCACATCGACTACGAGGCGACCAGCGGGAAGGTGACGACGCAGTTCACGTGTACCGTCCCGGTGAGCGAACGGAGCGCCATCGCGGCCGACGCCCGCGCCACCCACGGCGTCGTGAACGTCCGAGAACTGTTGGCCGGGCAGGACAACCTCCTCGTCACCGCCGTCGGCGAGGACACCGACGACATCGACCGCGTCGCTCACGACCTGTCGGAGTTGGGCGCGACGATCAAACGCGAGGACATCGTCAGGACCGAGTCGTTCCACCCGTACGACCCGTTCGGCCCGAACCCGGACAGTCCGCCCTCGGCGGTTCGGGACTTTCAGAGTATCGTCGGCGGCGCGGAGGTGGTCGAGTTCACCGTCTCCGAGAACGCCGGGATCGCGGGGACGACGCTCGAAGCGGCCAACCGCGACGGACTGATCCCCGACGACGTCCTCGTCGTCAGCGTCGAACGCGGCGACGACCTGATCACGCCCAGCGGAGCGACGCGGATCGAAGTCGGTGACGTGGTCTCTATCTTCTCGCCGGAGTCGTTTCCAGAAGAACTCGTCGCGTCGTTCGACGCGCAGACGCCTTCGACCGAGTGA
- a CDS encoding plastocyanin/azurin family copper-binding protein, with amino-acid sequence MEDDTLSRRNFLRGAAGAATAAGAVAAGAGNAAAQATADGSGTVEVGAGDQGLKYTPGTDEPLYVTPGTTVTFDWVSGGHNIVVDSQPDGGGWGGHEPIEDEGFSHEFTFETTGVYEYYCAPHESVGMVASIEVVETLPTPTPQPSGPPEVPDSAKSLGVASFIAMVTTLGLAFFFTKYGGDYEPPEE; translated from the coding sequence ATGGAAGACGACACGCTCAGCCGCCGGAACTTCCTCCGGGGGGCGGCGGGCGCGGCCACCGCCGCGGGCGCAGTCGCCGCGGGCGCAGGTAACGCCGCTGCACAGGCGACCGCCGACGGGTCTGGAACCGTCGAGGTCGGTGCCGGTGACCAGGGACTCAAGTACACGCCCGGTACGGACGAACCGCTGTACGTGACGCCCGGCACGACCGTCACGTTCGACTGGGTCTCCGGCGGGCACAATATCGTCGTCGACAGCCAACCCGACGGCGGCGGCTGGGGCGGCCACGAACCCATCGAAGACGAGGGGTTCAGCCACGAGTTCACCTTCGAGACCACCGGCGTCTACGAGTACTACTGTGCGCCCCACGAGTCGGTCGGGATGGTCGCCAGCATCGAAGTCGTCGAGACGCTGCCGACGCCGACGCCACAGCCCTCGGGCCCGCCCGAAGTGCCCGACTCCGCGAAGAGTCTCGGCGTCGCCTCGTTCATCGCGATGGTGACGACGCTCGGGCTGGCGTTCTTCTTCACGAAGTACGGCGGCGACTACGAACCGCCCGAGGAGTAA